The DNA region tctaacttaaataattaacaatttctggATGAGCttcattaacaattatttattaaaaggaaaTGAGGCAGCAAAACTTGTTTTTACTTCATTTAAAGGTTGTGTTatgttgattaatttgatGAATAAATGGAACAATAGAAATGTTTGAATGAGaagaatttgtataatttctaGTGTACAATATGGTAGAGACAGAAGTGGAAGAACATTTTGGGAGAAAAAAAAGTTTGGTAATAATAACATGAATGTAGGTGTTGTGGCCTGGGGTCAGTTTTAAAAAAGGGAATGTTATGGAATTCGGGAATTGTGTTAGGTGTTTAAGTGTTACCAAATGTACACCGTGAAAAAGTAAACTGACAAATTCAAGTGCATTAAGCTGCTGTTAATCTATATATAGATTCAGCCGATTAGCACACTGTGAAGTAAATTTGTAATCAGCATTTAATGTAATGGTAGGGTAAGAAGCAGTTATTAGTACATGGTTTCCTACACACTTACTGTGTATTTGTTACTTTATCAACATCCACTTTTGCTCTGTgcatgtaattataattaacacattGCTTCGCAACTATAAATACAATAGTAacagataattacgtaacgttaCACCGTTTCTTGTTCAGTCAATCTAAATTTAACCATCGTGATTTAACCCCGAAAAACAAGAAAACCAAAGTGTGAACATATACACACGTTGATAGAACGAAGAAACACGGATGCGACGATGCTAACGCGTCGGTTGAAGAGTCGGACTGAGCCAGAGACGTCAATCTTTGCCAGGAAATTTTCGCTAGGTACGTTCACTGCCAGTGGCCGTAGTACGACGCGTCGCGGCGAGCTCAATACATTTGGCCAAGCTAAATCCGGGATACGTGCCAaatctttctaaattttcagCCGGACACACGTACACACGAGCAATCGCCGACGCGACGCAAGCCTCCATCCATTTTATCCCCAACTATTCCAGATTTAATGTGTtctccattttttttaatcttaaatgaaataatttatctttcaGTGACAGAAAAATGGTCTAAttttgatgataatgatgattagATTTTGAAGGTTTTTCGTCCAAAAGCATTTGtacaattcttttttataatttgtttgtgttAAAGTTCAGAATTAAGCTCACTTTTCTTGTGTTCAAACGATACTtccattaatttcaaatttgtggATAAACCAGAGACGAAACACTACATGGAACTATTGGAGAGCAAGATGTGCCAAAGGTTCAAGAAGACCTGAAGGGGCAAATAAACATAAAGACCGTCAGCTAAGAACTTTAGCTCTATGAGATTGCTTTGTGACCACTTGTGCAATTATCAAATGGTGAATTACTGAAGTAAGAAGACTCCGTACTGTAGAATCCGGTTTTGTAAACGTCCCCAGTTTGTGCTTCCTCTGATATTGCAACGTCATCGTGAAAAATTGGAATAGAGTAGAGAATGAGATGTGAAATAGATGAATATTGATACTGTTTAGCATAGAGGAACGTATTTCAAGGTTATGTACTTCTTCCACTTTCTTTTCTTGTTCTGTTTTCATCGTGCCCAGCTGTTCTGTTTCACGTTCTGCCTTGCGAAGTTTAAAGGACAATATTCGACAATTGTTTGTGGTTTGATCAAGTTCTTTCTTGATAGACATGTATCTATCAGCTTGATCTTCCctgcaaatatattaaacaatcaaGTGTTCCATTACGTATTCGGTGTGCTACCTAAAGTTATCCTGCATCACCTCCATTTGCTCTTCCATATCTCTAAGTTCTTTCTTGATGTCTTCATTTTCATCCATCAGTTCCTCGCACAGCGTCTCCGCCGCCAAAAGTTTGGACCGAAGCTCGCCGTCTATTTTCTGTGCCTGTTGAGCGGTAGGTCTAAGCTCTATGTCCTCCTCCATTTTCTTCACTCGAAGCGACAGACTTCGTTTTTCGTCCTTGACGTCCTCCAACAGTTGCTGCATCTCGTTGCATTTCTGTtgcaatttcaatatttcgaTGGTTGTGGTTTTGGACGTGGTGGTTTCCATTGCTGCCAGTcttctaattaaaaagtgaCTTTTTCGCGCTTCAGACGTTCACATTTCGATTTGGATGCCTCTAGTTCTTTCTTTAAACTCTCGTATTGTTCCCGCAGTTCTTGTGGAAGTACACCAGTGTTGTGTCTGTGGTTTTCGTTCCTGCCATACTCACCTTGTTCCATCGTTCTCTTCCTCCGaggatttttgttttttcggtTTTCTTTTAACCTAGAGCGTGGAAGTGACTTAGTAGTGACATATGGAGAACATGAAGggagattaatattaaaacaaatacaaaacgCTGGCAGTTAGATAAATTTGTACTACTAAAATACTAACACAGCTCAAAGCTTTGATCATACACAGAAGCTGTTACTAGAGGGTACGGTGATTATATCAATTTGGAAAGAGATACTCCTGAGTTATTTGATAAACTACTCAAAACTGAACAATCTCAAAGTCTTACCATGTAAAAACTTCATTCATGCAGTTGTATTAATACAACTATCTACAAATACTAATCGCATGTATTAAATCTAGCTTCTAAAAGCATCATCAATCTTAAACTTCGTTTGTTGGAAAAAGAGGTCACAATGGTATTTTCGTTTTCTGATTTATATTGCATTTTAGTATGAATCATCAAGaacaaattttgacaaaattattgGTTATCAATTTTGGATCTATCTgagtaatttaagttttttgagTATTTAGAAGTTTTTGACTGTTTTGGTGGttcatttaatgtttatgttatagataaaatatttatttagaaaacttgtttaattttgttttaattattgctaAACTTCCTTCcacatgttttaaaaatatctatctaTTAGGAGTTAGAGGTAAAGAGAAGAAAACTGGAGTTATGATTTGGGGTGCCATGACATGTCCATAATCTAATCCTAAGctccaacaaaataatatcaaacgTCATACTGCGAGGGTTATTTTAAAGTGTTTTCAACATTCCGGCATAAATTTGTTGCCATGATCAGCAGAATCTTCAGACATAACACCGAGCCACCATTtttgtctatatttttaatgataaattactctcgatttaattttaatgaaacagaacaattattgtttaattagtgGACGCCCTCGTAGAACGTATCACTTCGTAAAACACTGAAATATTGCACCTTACGCGCAGCGAGTGTGCGTAAATCTTGATATTTTTCAGTGTTAAAATAGTACATTATTTGCAACATTCTTTTTTAGAACGGTACcgaaatacttttaaattaaataactaacaaATGGCAcatatttatagttaaaacTTAATACAATCTATTTTTAGATTCGACTTGTGGTCGTCAACGTATTTTACAATGTAGCCAATTTATCTTTAAGACACTCCTTTCTGGAATTTACGGGGGTCAATCAaaacattcaataattaatcccttttatagaattttttaaaactaaactaaaataaacacaactagtataatattatagtttatatattattctggTGGgataagttataattaaaattagtttttagaattttattaaactgttaaattaacacaactaattaatattataatttgctaATAACTAATGCAATACGgggaagtttttaataaaattaatttttagaatttcattaaaatatactataatttttcaaataattaattgatattttactggtgggcaatttttaaataaaataaaacaaatgtcagtattttttattttaacaataaaacactgtgtttggaaatattttaattttatcattaattaattaatattttactggtgggaaatttttaaataaaattaaacaaatgtcagtattttttattttaacaataaaacactgtgtttgaaaatattataattttaccattaattaattgatattttactggtgggaaatttttaaataaaagtaaacaaatgtcagtattttttattgtaacaataaaacactGTGGTTGAAAATTGGTGGCTTTTATtatgttcaataaattaaacacataacaaattatttaaataaatcactgCTATTGTCAtacattaattgaaatattcttgtttcgttttgttataaaaatatttaaatctatgtCTTATACTACATCTTAAAATATGTGTGTGACTTTATTAATGGTTTTTCAAAAGAgactttaattgatttaacatataaatataatatttgttttactatTTCTTATTCTTAAGTACTGTTTATGTTaacaatatttagaaaaagcaTGAAAATTGagatttatacataaaagtaccaaaaataaaataaatataggttgctttaataaatatttataatatttattttatagaggtGTTTTagggattaaaataaaatttctattattgtataactattttattaatttttttattgtttccagATAGAATAAAAGTCATTATTGTATacccataataataaaatatatttttccagagaactacataaaaaatgtgaaagctAAGTGATTGAATGACTGTAATGTATCGGatagaacataaaaatattggtaaaAACGAAGCAacgtaatataattaaaattgttaacgaAATAcggcattttaaaatacattttatacaatggAAAGCTgctgacatttaaaataaaaaaactacaattaacaagtaagtaataaattatactttgtgAAGTTAACCTACAAACAAAAACTAGTTATACTCGTCAAAGTAATGtcgtttaaaaaacaatttttatgaacaatctcaataaatattaacaagtaATTAGAAACTTGCACGATTTATCCATGTAACAAATGCGACgaatttgcaataaatttatttcaataataatgtaaattaacaaataatggaaactaatctgaattttataaatactcgTTTTACCAGAAGTTAGACGCGACCGAAAATGAAACAACTCGAATTTTGttccaaaaaattgttttctgtcattttacacaaaataagCATATTTACGTATTTCACACATTATACTGAaaagttttgtatatatacaCTTATACATCcacaaacaataaaagttgTTTGCATGTGGATCTATCTCACAGATATATATATGCATACATAACGACTacatatgaatatatattattttttatgtatatatattatatatttataaagtgccctgttgtatctttttttttttttaaattattgaacacATATGAATATGACAGATTATTTTACTGTACGCAGCACGAGTTCTTATGCCCATTTTTGGATTTTAGCCGTTGCTTGGGACGGTATTTCTCCAAAAAGCGTAATTGCTTCGCGTTAATTGCACCCCGACGCTTCCTGCAACAAAGAAAAAAACCAAACAATTAGTGCCCTAACACAGAAGAACCAGGTAAATACTCACTCCCGGATCAACTCGACAGCCTCTTCGTATCTCAGTCCAAGCTCGATGAGAGCGATGGCGACCATGACCGGCGCCCGTCCCAGCCCGGCGATGCAGTGCACCGCCACGCACGCATCCTGGTTCTCCTGGAACTGCTTCTTCAGCACCTTGATCCAGCCCTCGACGATGTTGTTCGGCGGTGCGGTGCCGTCGTCGTAGCCGAGATCGATCACCTCGATGCCCTCGTTGTTCAGCTCGTCCACTTTGTAGGACGGCGCGCAAACGCGGACCACCGCGGTCACCTTGTGCTTCTTGAGCTCCTAGAAATTTCGAAAAGCACGTTAGATTTCCGAAAAAATTTCAAGGCCTTGGGGTGGGTCTGGCGGCCCATCACGGTGCGGCCTGCTCCACAACGTTTCGGTTGAGGACGACGCAACTGGTGGTCGCAAGGTCTTTGAAAGGTGTAATTGGGATGCTAGAGCAACATCTGGCTAGCTCGTTCTAAAAACTTGTCGAAAACTTATTGATGAAATTgcacaaaagaaataaatcaacTGTCGAGGTGGAGAACAACAATTATTGCCAATTATCATTTGATTGACGTGTTTGTGCTCCACCAAACAAAAGTTGGAGGTGTTGTTGAATTATTGGCCACGAAATGTTTAACCTAAACATTAACAAACGTCTAAGGAATCaaagattaataaatagatttcCAGCAATTTTAGcgcaattaaattgaaatttgaatacgacattgaaacatatttacaatataatcacttttatattaattagcacATCATTTTACATGTACGATCTTACCACATATCTCCTCAAGCATCCTAAATAGAAACAACGATAAAAtccaataaaactaaattaaatccacaaacacacaaaattaaataaattattcaattcccATTAGTCCACAGTTATTAATGTACAACATCAAATACGTgaagtacaaattttaaaatgatactaaaaataaatcgagCCCTGAACATGTCTTGCATTTCATTTTAGCGATGCTGCGAGTGTGAATTAATTTGGAAACTATCGCTGGGCcatgaataattgaaaatgtttgactGTAGCCTGAGTTAACCATATAAACTGGCGGCAAAATTACTGTTAATGAAAAAAGCTTTTAACAAATtagttacaaatatatatatatatatatatatataatttgtgaaaaaCCTTTTTGCGGTTAATTTACTTGTCGATAATTGTAAcgtgtaattaatttgatgcAAATTGATGACGACTGCCTTTTGGGATTGAATTGAAAggcattttgaaaattaatgatttaatgttagaaaaaataaaataaaataagtaaatatttaatggcaacaaacaatttattcgaactgattaaaatttagaaatttaaaagataattttaggaaagtacataaaaatgaactaattaaaaaagtaaaataaataatttgtgtatattaaagaaattaatattttatattaaagtctcccaaataaaaataaaacaggaaATTGATGGAATAAAAggattctatttaattaaccattttCGTTTTCCCGGaaagtaagtaaattattaatgtaatgaatgtagaaaattttattcttacaaataaaaatgaattattaattaatctaattaaaaatatttattaaattataaattctagaaaaatacgttaatattttgtctcaaattgaaataaataaagctaTCCTGGGAATTCGTACaaacagaaattaattaacaattaatctaattagataattttaatgattaatctgtgtattttaagaaaacaaggaaatattttatcaaaacaagACAAGACACTAGAAAAAATGGACTAAGGGTTCTtgcaaatgaaaattaaataattttaatgaataatctttgcattttaagaaaacaagtaaatattttatccaaaCAACGTAAGAAACGGAAAAAAATCGACTAAGGATTctttcaaatgaaaataatataaaaaattaataaagttaaataagttttagaatacatttattttatctaaaatagacaaatatttttttacataatttacagaaaaagtcactattttacttaaaaataggGTATAAGAAACAAGATTTCTCCAATCCAAATTGAAttgatgaattttaatgaataagttgtatatttccataaaaatatttatggaaataACAAAGAgaagttttaaacaaattaagtgAATTCTACAAAAGTAAGgcaatatttaagaaatcaaaaattggaaaaaattttcaattaaaattgaagttaaagtttaagaaatataaaataagatttttacaaattgtcgATCAATTCGATTTTAATGAGCCAATTGcatattccaaaaaaataagttaataatttatctaaaaacaaataaaaagaaataaataaataaattatcaacgagaataaaaaacaatcttatttgttttagataaaattaaatgtgttctAGAAATCTaagtctatattttaaatataaaactcgagaaatggaaaaaaatgagTAAGCTTTCTtgcaaatcaaaataaattcataatcgattgaattaaataaattttcagaccAAACTGGGAATTCTAGGAAAGTAAGTCATTATTTTACCTACATaacataagaaatataaacaaaagattttataaaccaaaataaatcaattgggTTGAATGAACAACTTGTATATTCCATTTGTAGTGAACTCACTTTTAAGTTAATACTTTATTAAGCAATAAAAGACAGAaagaaatggaaataaaaaagattctGTCTgttttgcaaaaaaa from Aethina tumida isolate Nest 87 chromosome 1, icAetTumi1.1, whole genome shotgun sequence includes:
- the LOC109600250 gene encoding PRL-1 phosphatase produces the protein MITSVHNSNAGQVAPINIAAMRQKDIRPAAAEIEHKGFKFLITDRPSDQNIHLYIQELKKHKVTAVVRVCAPSYKVDELNNEGIEVIDLGYDDGTAPPNNIVEGWIKVLKKQFQENQDACVAVHCIAGLGRAPVMVAIALIELGLRYEEAVELIREKRRGAINAKQLRFLEKYRPKQRLKSKNGHKNSCCVQ